The following proteins are encoded in a genomic region of Magallana gigas chromosome 1, xbMagGiga1.1, whole genome shotgun sequence:
- the LOC105334126 gene encoding receptor-type tyrosine-protein phosphatase epsilon isoform X2, translated as MCTEYVLIYCLWGFYSQFVASVLAYENLALKKNAWQQFPYSNDDSWGADKAVDGLKSNLESSGGQCTISGNNKKTAEWGVDLGEVLSIHHIFIQYRTANVVWNESNGYTTRFLGFSLYVSNTTKKEDGRLCFKDTSYTKATIPNPTNITCTTHGKYIIYYNDRSNPPYPAGYSTYAFNELCELEVYGCPTSGVYGEDCTLPCPQNCQDGHCDIVDGTCLGCVPGYTGATCKKICVDYKYGLECNSTCGKCLDGDKCNHMTGSCPNGCDAGVFGDKCDQKCYAGKYGLNCKENCSIHCGVPERCDKVTGKCEGGCQPGWSDLTCKIKCQAGKFGQDCTESCGNCVQNEACHHVNGSCLNGCNPGYEGTNCTQGCKWGSFGYNCNETCRTICANNGTCSATTGTCELIGAAKNPEGDNSSSAAAVVVVLILVIVVVVFVIVFIRRRRLNTKNEKSQTHRQIPGTEENANLNNRDENLGCANTYANMESMKKSATKSDGNKTSSDLSAAKKYDVKDDDEDEEGIENPYGDMYLNEETIPDIPINELENAIMERKENEEDGFKREYSMLPYGEQHPCEVGKRQENLAKNRFKTTFPYDHSRVILKGTDADYTNANYISGLDEEKVYIASQGPKQNTLNDFWTMIWQEKVTQIVMLTNLKEGVKMKCTQYWPENMKSRQHGNIVIKNVEEKQYAFYVIRKLSVSHKEQKKSIVVMQYHYTTWPDHGTPDPLRLVVFHCHVMRTRSNKIKSPTVVHCSAGIGRTGTYIALDALYKAGKASGKINVAEYVKIMRANRMNMVQTYEQYMTIYLALNEEFKASSEPQSLPDFTKKAQSITGDHPANQTGIRKEFERLMKTRPEYTSADYKNSIQHLGKKRENTVLPLDKYMLYLTSAVAKRGNFINALHVSSYQKDRAFIVTQYPTPEDAVDFLRLLNDHESDTVICMNPLHEIDSSKSWMPRLASSKNVSPFVVEHESESDTEVKVTTVSIIRGEETPHSVVIVEPKGQLKSTGTPPDTSFLRSIVSYTRNLSTENPITIVSKDGASLCGVFCAVFNSIQQITMDDNIDVFTTVRQLQTSRPEFCSTQDEYSLVYSTLQDYIETTSENVYSNQ; from the exons ATGTGTACAGAATATGTGTTAATATATTGTCTCTGGGGATTCTACTCACAGTTCGTCGCTTCGGTTCTAGCTTACG AAAACTTGGCTTTGAAAAAAAACGCATGGCAGCAGTTTCCATATTCTAATGACGACAGTTGGGGAGCGGATAAAGCTGTGGATGGATTGAAATCAAATTTAGAATCAAGTGGAGGACAATGTACTATTTCAGGAAACAACAAAAAAACGGCAGAATGGGGGGTAGACCTGGGAGAAGTACTCAGTATACATCACATCTTTATACAGTACAGGACGGCTAATGTTGTCTGGa ATGAATCCAACGGTTACACGACGAGATTTCTAGGATTCTCCCTGTACGTATCAAATACCACCAAGAAAGAGGATGGAAGGTTGTGTTTTAAAGACACCAGTTATACCAAAGCCACAATACCGAATCCTACAAACATTACGTGTACCACACACGGAAAATACATCATTTACTACAACGACAGAAGTAATCCTCCTTATCCTGCGGGATACTCTACATATGCTTTCAACGAGCTTTGTGAACTAGAAGTGTATG gtTGTCCAACATCCGGAGTATATGGAGAGGACTGTACTTTACCGTGTCCACAGAACTGTCAGGATGGTCACTGTGACATTGTGGATGGAACCTGTCTGGGCTGTGTTCCGGGATACACTGGAGCGACTTGCAAGAAAA TATGTGTTGATTACAAGTATGGTCTTGAGTGTAATTCTACGTGTGGTAAATGTTTGGATGGTGATAAGTGTAATCACATGACCGGAAGTTGTCCCAACGGATGTGACGCAGGGGTGTTTGGTGATAAATGTGACCAAA AGTGTTATGCAGGAAAGTATGGGCTCAATTGTAAAGAGAATTGTAGTATACATTGTGGAGTTCCCGAGAGATGTGACAAGGTAACAGGAAAATGTGAGGGAGGGTGTCAGCCAGGATGGAGTGACCTCACATGTAAAATTA AGTGCCAGGCAGGTAAATTTGGTCAAGACTGCACCGAGTCCTGTGGGAACTGTGTACAGAATGAAGCCTGTCATCATGTGAATGGTTCCTGTCTAAATGGGTGTAATCCAGGATATGAAGGAACCAACTGTACTCAAg GTTGTAAGTGGGGATCCTTTGGATACAACTGTAACGAAACGTGCCGAACAATTTGTGCAAATAATGGCACGTGCAGCGCCACAACAGGAACATGTGAACTG ATTGGTGCAGCAAAGAATCCAGAAGGCGACAACTCCTCATCTGCTGCTGCTGTTGTCGTCGTATTAATTCTCGTTATTGTTGTCGTTGTCTTTGTCATTGTGTTTATAAG ACGCAGAAGATTGAACACTAAGAATGAGAAATCACAAACCCATAGGCAAATCCCAGGAACGGAAGAAAATGCCAATT TGAACAACAGAGATGAGAATCTCGGATGTGCTAATACATATGCAAATATGGAATCCATGAAAAAATCTGCAACAAAGTCAGATGGCAATAAAACGTCATCAGACTTATCTGCTGCaaaaaaatatgacgtcaaAGATGACGACGAGGACGAAGAAGGCATTGAGAATCCCTATGGGgacatgtatttaaatgaagAAACCATACCTGATATTCCGATTAATGAGCTTGAAAATGCTATTATGGAAAGGAAAGAAAACGAGGAGGATGGATTCAAAAGAGAATATTCT ATGTTACCATATGGAGAACAACATCCCTGTGAAGTTGGAAAACGTCAGGAAAATCTAGCGAAAAACAGATTTAAAACTACTTTTCCTT ATGACCACTCTCGGGTCATTCTGAAAGGAACCGATGCTGATTATACTAATGCAAACTACATCAGC ggaTTGGATGAAGAGAAAGTGTATATTGCATCACAAG GTCCGAAACAGAACACACTTAACGACTTCTGGACAATGATCTGGCAGGAGAAGGTGACACAAATTGTGATGTTGACCAACTTGAAAGAGGGAGTGAAA ATGAAATGCACCCAATACTGGCcagaaaatatgaaatcaaGACAGCACGGAAATATCGTCATCAAGAACGTGGAGGAAAAACAGTACGCTTTTTACGTCATCAGAAAACTTTCCGTTTCCCATAAAGAG CAAAAAAAGTCAATTGTTGTAATGCAATACCACTACACCACGTGGCCTGATCATGGTACCCCGGACCCTCTCCGTCTGGTTGTTTTTCATTGTCACGTAATGAGAACCAGAAGCAACAAGATAAAATCACCAACTGTTGTACACTGcag CGCAGGGATTGGTCGCACAGGAACCTACATTGCGCTGGATGCTCTATACAAGGCGGGTAAAGCGTCCGGTAAAATCAATGTAGCGGAGTACGTAAAGATCATGAGAGCAAACAGAATGAACATGGTCCAAACTTAT GAACAATACATGACGATATATCTGGCGTTGAACGAGGAATTCAAGGCTTCTTCTGAACCACAAAGTCTTCCTGACTTTACAAAGAAAGCGCAAAGTATTACAGGAGATCACCCAGCTAATCAAACAGGCATCAGAAAGGAGTTTGAG AGATTAATGAAAACTCGACCAGAATACACAAGTGCTGATTACAAGAACTCGATTCAGCATTTAggaaagaaaagagaaaatacAGTTTTACCTT TGGACAAATACATGTTGTATCTAACGTCGGCTGTTGCAAAACGAGGCAATTTCatcaatgcattacatgtttca TCTTACCAGAAAGATAGAGCGTTTATAGTGACGCAATATCCGACACCAGAGGACGCTGTGGACTTCCTGCGCCTGCTCAATGATCATGAATCTGATACAGTTATCTGTATGAATCCATTACATGAAATAGACTCG TCAAAGTCATGGATGCCACGACTAGCGTCCTCCAAGAACGTGTCACCATTTGTTGTAGAACACGAGTCTGAGAGTGACACcgaggtcaaggtcactacagtCAGCATCATACGCGGGGAG GAGACACCGCATTCCGTAGTTATTGTAGAACCCAAGGGACAACTAAAATCAACCGGAACTCCTCCAGACACATCGTTTCTC
- the LOC105334126 gene encoding receptor-type tyrosine-protein phosphatase epsilon isoform X1, with the protein MCTEYVLIYCLWGFYSQFVASVLAYENLALKKNAWQQFPYSNDDSWGADKAVDGLKSNLESSGGQCTISGNNKKTAEWGVDLGEVLSIHHIFIQYRTANVVWNESNGYTTRFLGFSLYVSNTTKKEDGRLCFKDTSYTKATIPNPTNITCTTHGKYIIYYNDRSNPPYPAGYSTYAFNELCELEVYGCPTSGVYGEDCTLPCPQNCQDGHCDIVDGTCLGCVPGYTGATCKKICVDYKYGLECNSTCGKCLDGDKCNHMTGSCPNGCDAGVFGDKCDQKCYAGKYGLNCKENCSIHCGVPERCDKVTGKCEGGCQPGWSDLTCKIKCQAGKFGQDCTESCGNCVQNEACHHVNGSCLNGCNPGYEGTNCTQGCKWGSFGYNCNETCRTICANNGTCSATTGTCELIGAAKNPEGDNSSSAAAVVVVLILVIVVVVFVIVFIRRRRLNTKNEKSQTHRQIPGTEENANLNNRDENLGCANTYANMESMKKSATKSDGNKTSSDLSAAKKYDVKDDDEDEEGIENPYGDMYLNEETIPDIPINELENAIMERKENEEDGFKREYSMLPYGEQHPCEVGKRQENLAKNRFKTTFPYDHSRVILKGTDADYTNANYISGLDEEKVYIASQGPKQNTLNDFWTMIWQEKVTQIVMLTNLKEGVKMKCTQYWPENMKSRQHGNIVIKNVEEKQYAFYVIRKLSVSHKEQKKSIVVMQYHYTTWPDHGTPDPLRLVVFHCHVMRTRSNKIKSPTVVHCSAGIGRTGTYIALDALYKAGKASGKINVAEYVKIMRANRMNMVQTYEQYMTIYLALNEEFKASSEPQSLPDFTKKAQSITGDHPANQTGIRKEFERLMKTRPEYTSADYKNSIQHLGKKRENTVLPLDKYMLYLTSAVAKRGNFINALHVSSYQKDRAFIVTQYPTPEDAVDFLRLLNDHESDTVICMNPLHEIDSSKSWMPRLASSKNVSPFVVEHESESDTEVKVTTVSIIRGEVMETPHSVVIVEPKGQLKSTGTPPDTSFLRSIVSYTRNLSTENPITIVSKDGASLCGVFCAVFNSIQQITMDDNIDVFTTVRQLQTSRPEFCSTQDEYSLVYSTLQDYIETTSENVYSNQ; encoded by the exons ATGTGTACAGAATATGTGTTAATATATTGTCTCTGGGGATTCTACTCACAGTTCGTCGCTTCGGTTCTAGCTTACG AAAACTTGGCTTTGAAAAAAAACGCATGGCAGCAGTTTCCATATTCTAATGACGACAGTTGGGGAGCGGATAAAGCTGTGGATGGATTGAAATCAAATTTAGAATCAAGTGGAGGACAATGTACTATTTCAGGAAACAACAAAAAAACGGCAGAATGGGGGGTAGACCTGGGAGAAGTACTCAGTATACATCACATCTTTATACAGTACAGGACGGCTAATGTTGTCTGGa ATGAATCCAACGGTTACACGACGAGATTTCTAGGATTCTCCCTGTACGTATCAAATACCACCAAGAAAGAGGATGGAAGGTTGTGTTTTAAAGACACCAGTTATACCAAAGCCACAATACCGAATCCTACAAACATTACGTGTACCACACACGGAAAATACATCATTTACTACAACGACAGAAGTAATCCTCCTTATCCTGCGGGATACTCTACATATGCTTTCAACGAGCTTTGTGAACTAGAAGTGTATG gtTGTCCAACATCCGGAGTATATGGAGAGGACTGTACTTTACCGTGTCCACAGAACTGTCAGGATGGTCACTGTGACATTGTGGATGGAACCTGTCTGGGCTGTGTTCCGGGATACACTGGAGCGACTTGCAAGAAAA TATGTGTTGATTACAAGTATGGTCTTGAGTGTAATTCTACGTGTGGTAAATGTTTGGATGGTGATAAGTGTAATCACATGACCGGAAGTTGTCCCAACGGATGTGACGCAGGGGTGTTTGGTGATAAATGTGACCAAA AGTGTTATGCAGGAAAGTATGGGCTCAATTGTAAAGAGAATTGTAGTATACATTGTGGAGTTCCCGAGAGATGTGACAAGGTAACAGGAAAATGTGAGGGAGGGTGTCAGCCAGGATGGAGTGACCTCACATGTAAAATTA AGTGCCAGGCAGGTAAATTTGGTCAAGACTGCACCGAGTCCTGTGGGAACTGTGTACAGAATGAAGCCTGTCATCATGTGAATGGTTCCTGTCTAAATGGGTGTAATCCAGGATATGAAGGAACCAACTGTACTCAAg GTTGTAAGTGGGGATCCTTTGGATACAACTGTAACGAAACGTGCCGAACAATTTGTGCAAATAATGGCACGTGCAGCGCCACAACAGGAACATGTGAACTG ATTGGTGCAGCAAAGAATCCAGAAGGCGACAACTCCTCATCTGCTGCTGCTGTTGTCGTCGTATTAATTCTCGTTATTGTTGTCGTTGTCTTTGTCATTGTGTTTATAAG ACGCAGAAGATTGAACACTAAGAATGAGAAATCACAAACCCATAGGCAAATCCCAGGAACGGAAGAAAATGCCAATT TGAACAACAGAGATGAGAATCTCGGATGTGCTAATACATATGCAAATATGGAATCCATGAAAAAATCTGCAACAAAGTCAGATGGCAATAAAACGTCATCAGACTTATCTGCTGCaaaaaaatatgacgtcaaAGATGACGACGAGGACGAAGAAGGCATTGAGAATCCCTATGGGgacatgtatttaaatgaagAAACCATACCTGATATTCCGATTAATGAGCTTGAAAATGCTATTATGGAAAGGAAAGAAAACGAGGAGGATGGATTCAAAAGAGAATATTCT ATGTTACCATATGGAGAACAACATCCCTGTGAAGTTGGAAAACGTCAGGAAAATCTAGCGAAAAACAGATTTAAAACTACTTTTCCTT ATGACCACTCTCGGGTCATTCTGAAAGGAACCGATGCTGATTATACTAATGCAAACTACATCAGC ggaTTGGATGAAGAGAAAGTGTATATTGCATCACAAG GTCCGAAACAGAACACACTTAACGACTTCTGGACAATGATCTGGCAGGAGAAGGTGACACAAATTGTGATGTTGACCAACTTGAAAGAGGGAGTGAAA ATGAAATGCACCCAATACTGGCcagaaaatatgaaatcaaGACAGCACGGAAATATCGTCATCAAGAACGTGGAGGAAAAACAGTACGCTTTTTACGTCATCAGAAAACTTTCCGTTTCCCATAAAGAG CAAAAAAAGTCAATTGTTGTAATGCAATACCACTACACCACGTGGCCTGATCATGGTACCCCGGACCCTCTCCGTCTGGTTGTTTTTCATTGTCACGTAATGAGAACCAGAAGCAACAAGATAAAATCACCAACTGTTGTACACTGcag CGCAGGGATTGGTCGCACAGGAACCTACATTGCGCTGGATGCTCTATACAAGGCGGGTAAAGCGTCCGGTAAAATCAATGTAGCGGAGTACGTAAAGATCATGAGAGCAAACAGAATGAACATGGTCCAAACTTAT GAACAATACATGACGATATATCTGGCGTTGAACGAGGAATTCAAGGCTTCTTCTGAACCACAAAGTCTTCCTGACTTTACAAAGAAAGCGCAAAGTATTACAGGAGATCACCCAGCTAATCAAACAGGCATCAGAAAGGAGTTTGAG AGATTAATGAAAACTCGACCAGAATACACAAGTGCTGATTACAAGAACTCGATTCAGCATTTAggaaagaaaagagaaaatacAGTTTTACCTT TGGACAAATACATGTTGTATCTAACGTCGGCTGTTGCAAAACGAGGCAATTTCatcaatgcattacatgtttca TCTTACCAGAAAGATAGAGCGTTTATAGTGACGCAATATCCGACACCAGAGGACGCTGTGGACTTCCTGCGCCTGCTCAATGATCATGAATCTGATACAGTTATCTGTATGAATCCATTACATGAAATAGACTCG TCAAAGTCATGGATGCCACGACTAGCGTCCTCCAAGAACGTGTCACCATTTGTTGTAGAACACGAGTCTGAGAGTGACACcgaggtcaaggtcactacagtCAGCATCATACGCGGGGAGGTAATG GAGACACCGCATTCCGTAGTTATTGTAGAACCCAAGGGACAACTAAAATCAACCGGAACTCCTCCAGACACATCGTTTCTC
- the LOC105334126 gene encoding receptor-type tyrosine-protein phosphatase epsilon isoform X3 produces the protein MCTEYVLIYCLWGFYSQFVASVLAYDESNGYTTRFLGFSLYVSNTTKKEDGRLCFKDTSYTKATIPNPTNITCTTHGKYIIYYNDRSNPPYPAGYSTYAFNELCELEVYGCPTSGVYGEDCTLPCPQNCQDGHCDIVDGTCLGCVPGYTGATCKKICVDYKYGLECNSTCGKCLDGDKCNHMTGSCPNGCDAGVFGDKCDQKCYAGKYGLNCKENCSIHCGVPERCDKVTGKCEGGCQPGWSDLTCKIKCQAGKFGQDCTESCGNCVQNEACHHVNGSCLNGCNPGYEGTNCTQGCKWGSFGYNCNETCRTICANNGTCSATTGTCELIGAAKNPEGDNSSSAAAVVVVLILVIVVVVFVIVFIRRRRLNTKNEKSQTHRQIPGTEENANLNNRDENLGCANTYANMESMKKSATKSDGNKTSSDLSAAKKYDVKDDDEDEEGIENPYGDMYLNEETIPDIPINELENAIMERKENEEDGFKREYSMLPYGEQHPCEVGKRQENLAKNRFKTTFPYDHSRVILKGTDADYTNANYISGLDEEKVYIASQGPKQNTLNDFWTMIWQEKVTQIVMLTNLKEGVKMKCTQYWPENMKSRQHGNIVIKNVEEKQYAFYVIRKLSVSHKEQKKSIVVMQYHYTTWPDHGTPDPLRLVVFHCHVMRTRSNKIKSPTVVHCSAGIGRTGTYIALDALYKAGKASGKINVAEYVKIMRANRMNMVQTYEQYMTIYLALNEEFKASSEPQSLPDFTKKAQSITGDHPANQTGIRKEFERLMKTRPEYTSADYKNSIQHLGKKRENTVLPLDKYMLYLTSAVAKRGNFINALHVSSYQKDRAFIVTQYPTPEDAVDFLRLLNDHESDTVICMNPLHEIDSSKSWMPRLASSKNVSPFVVEHESESDTEVKVTTVSIIRGEVMETPHSVVIVEPKGQLKSTGTPPDTSFLRSIVSYTRNLSTENPITIVSKDGASLCGVFCAVFNSIQQITMDDNIDVFTTVRQLQTSRPEFCSTQDEYSLVYSTLQDYIETTSENVYSNQ, from the exons ATGTGTACAGAATATGTGTTAATATATTGTCTCTGGGGATTCTACTCACAGTTCGTCGCTTCGGTTCTAGCTTACG ATGAATCCAACGGTTACACGACGAGATTTCTAGGATTCTCCCTGTACGTATCAAATACCACCAAGAAAGAGGATGGAAGGTTGTGTTTTAAAGACACCAGTTATACCAAAGCCACAATACCGAATCCTACAAACATTACGTGTACCACACACGGAAAATACATCATTTACTACAACGACAGAAGTAATCCTCCTTATCCTGCGGGATACTCTACATATGCTTTCAACGAGCTTTGTGAACTAGAAGTGTATG gtTGTCCAACATCCGGAGTATATGGAGAGGACTGTACTTTACCGTGTCCACAGAACTGTCAGGATGGTCACTGTGACATTGTGGATGGAACCTGTCTGGGCTGTGTTCCGGGATACACTGGAGCGACTTGCAAGAAAA TATGTGTTGATTACAAGTATGGTCTTGAGTGTAATTCTACGTGTGGTAAATGTTTGGATGGTGATAAGTGTAATCACATGACCGGAAGTTGTCCCAACGGATGTGACGCAGGGGTGTTTGGTGATAAATGTGACCAAA AGTGTTATGCAGGAAAGTATGGGCTCAATTGTAAAGAGAATTGTAGTATACATTGTGGAGTTCCCGAGAGATGTGACAAGGTAACAGGAAAATGTGAGGGAGGGTGTCAGCCAGGATGGAGTGACCTCACATGTAAAATTA AGTGCCAGGCAGGTAAATTTGGTCAAGACTGCACCGAGTCCTGTGGGAACTGTGTACAGAATGAAGCCTGTCATCATGTGAATGGTTCCTGTCTAAATGGGTGTAATCCAGGATATGAAGGAACCAACTGTACTCAAg GTTGTAAGTGGGGATCCTTTGGATACAACTGTAACGAAACGTGCCGAACAATTTGTGCAAATAATGGCACGTGCAGCGCCACAACAGGAACATGTGAACTG ATTGGTGCAGCAAAGAATCCAGAAGGCGACAACTCCTCATCTGCTGCTGCTGTTGTCGTCGTATTAATTCTCGTTATTGTTGTCGTTGTCTTTGTCATTGTGTTTATAAG ACGCAGAAGATTGAACACTAAGAATGAGAAATCACAAACCCATAGGCAAATCCCAGGAACGGAAGAAAATGCCAATT TGAACAACAGAGATGAGAATCTCGGATGTGCTAATACATATGCAAATATGGAATCCATGAAAAAATCTGCAACAAAGTCAGATGGCAATAAAACGTCATCAGACTTATCTGCTGCaaaaaaatatgacgtcaaAGATGACGACGAGGACGAAGAAGGCATTGAGAATCCCTATGGGgacatgtatttaaatgaagAAACCATACCTGATATTCCGATTAATGAGCTTGAAAATGCTATTATGGAAAGGAAAGAAAACGAGGAGGATGGATTCAAAAGAGAATATTCT ATGTTACCATATGGAGAACAACATCCCTGTGAAGTTGGAAAACGTCAGGAAAATCTAGCGAAAAACAGATTTAAAACTACTTTTCCTT ATGACCACTCTCGGGTCATTCTGAAAGGAACCGATGCTGATTATACTAATGCAAACTACATCAGC ggaTTGGATGAAGAGAAAGTGTATATTGCATCACAAG GTCCGAAACAGAACACACTTAACGACTTCTGGACAATGATCTGGCAGGAGAAGGTGACACAAATTGTGATGTTGACCAACTTGAAAGAGGGAGTGAAA ATGAAATGCACCCAATACTGGCcagaaaatatgaaatcaaGACAGCACGGAAATATCGTCATCAAGAACGTGGAGGAAAAACAGTACGCTTTTTACGTCATCAGAAAACTTTCCGTTTCCCATAAAGAG CAAAAAAAGTCAATTGTTGTAATGCAATACCACTACACCACGTGGCCTGATCATGGTACCCCGGACCCTCTCCGTCTGGTTGTTTTTCATTGTCACGTAATGAGAACCAGAAGCAACAAGATAAAATCACCAACTGTTGTACACTGcag CGCAGGGATTGGTCGCACAGGAACCTACATTGCGCTGGATGCTCTATACAAGGCGGGTAAAGCGTCCGGTAAAATCAATGTAGCGGAGTACGTAAAGATCATGAGAGCAAACAGAATGAACATGGTCCAAACTTAT GAACAATACATGACGATATATCTGGCGTTGAACGAGGAATTCAAGGCTTCTTCTGAACCACAAAGTCTTCCTGACTTTACAAAGAAAGCGCAAAGTATTACAGGAGATCACCCAGCTAATCAAACAGGCATCAGAAAGGAGTTTGAG AGATTAATGAAAACTCGACCAGAATACACAAGTGCTGATTACAAGAACTCGATTCAGCATTTAggaaagaaaagagaaaatacAGTTTTACCTT TGGACAAATACATGTTGTATCTAACGTCGGCTGTTGCAAAACGAGGCAATTTCatcaatgcattacatgtttca TCTTACCAGAAAGATAGAGCGTTTATAGTGACGCAATATCCGACACCAGAGGACGCTGTGGACTTCCTGCGCCTGCTCAATGATCATGAATCTGATACAGTTATCTGTATGAATCCATTACATGAAATAGACTCG TCAAAGTCATGGATGCCACGACTAGCGTCCTCCAAGAACGTGTCACCATTTGTTGTAGAACACGAGTCTGAGAGTGACACcgaggtcaaggtcactacagtCAGCATCATACGCGGGGAGGTAATG GAGACACCGCATTCCGTAGTTATTGTAGAACCCAAGGGACAACTAAAATCAACCGGAACTCCTCCAGACACATCGTTTCTC